Proteins encoded together in one Vibrio lentus window:
- a CDS encoding 5-oxoprolinase subunit B family protein — protein MKMNKIEFNIDPVAECSVLVTLKPVCSSSVTQGAEHSSSADDSRYMAHFSEAIRQHFASVLMNVTPAYHTILVDYLPYRISEQQLVEQLNTLLTQSLSTLAKKHSQSNVVELPAYYSKETALDLERYQDKGLSLDSVIAYHTSQTYHVSAIGFIPGFAFMSDVPDELVLPRHATPRLSVPKGSIAIAGSKTAVYPSDSPGGWNIIGNCPLSLFDYGQLTNADMASQGLSLLNVGDSVQFKAITKEEFIELGGVLHG, from the coding sequence ATGAAGATGAACAAGATTGAATTCAATATCGACCCTGTCGCAGAGTGCAGTGTTCTCGTTACATTAAAGCCGGTTTGCTCTTCAAGCGTGACGCAAGGTGCAGAGCACAGTTCAAGTGCGGATGATTCTCGATACATGGCTCATTTTTCTGAAGCCATTCGACAACATTTCGCGTCAGTATTAATGAACGTGACACCGGCTTATCACACAATATTGGTGGATTACCTCCCTTACCGAATATCTGAACAACAATTGGTTGAACAACTTAACACCCTACTCACTCAATCCTTGTCGACACTTGCAAAAAAACATTCCCAATCAAATGTTGTTGAACTGCCCGCCTATTATTCTAAAGAGACCGCACTCGATTTAGAACGATACCAAGACAAAGGGCTATCGTTAGATTCTGTTATTGCTTATCACACCTCTCAGACATACCACGTCAGCGCAATTGGCTTTATTCCTGGCTTTGCCTTTATGTCTGATGTGCCTGATGAGCTGGTATTGCCGCGCCATGCGACTCCGCGTTTAAGTGTGCCTAAAGGCAGTATTGCTATTGCAGGTTCAAAAACGGCTGTTTATCCATCTGACTCACCGGGTGGATGGAATATTATAGGTAACTGCCCTCTATCTCTGTTCGACTATGGCCAATTAACCAACGCAGACATGGCCTCGCAAGGTCTCTCATTATTGAATGTTGGCGATAGCGTGCAATTTAAAGCCATTACTAAAGAAGAATTCATTGAACTAGGAGGCGTGCTTCATGGTTAA
- a CDS encoding 5-oxoprolinase subunit PxpA, which produces MTTKILLNCDMGESFGNWKMGDDESVMEWVDMANIACGFHASDPHVMSKTIKLAEHYHTQIGAHPGYQDLVGFGRRSIPHTMDEISELVCYQVGALQALCRYHHTTVGYVKPHGALYNDMMANTDVFNAVAQAVAEFNIPLMILSSSDNQQYLDIADDHDLPLLFEAFADRAYLNSGQLAPRTLKGSVYVNQDDIYNQVMQIVNYGSVTTLEGERLPIEADTICVHGDNPQSIALIKKIRQDLNAFN; this is translated from the coding sequence GTGACAACGAAGATTTTGCTTAATTGCGACATGGGAGAAAGTTTCGGCAATTGGAAGATGGGCGATGATGAGTCGGTCATGGAATGGGTCGACATGGCAAACATTGCCTGTGGGTTTCATGCGTCCGATCCTCACGTGATGTCTAAAACCATTAAGCTTGCCGAACACTACCATACTCAGATAGGTGCTCATCCTGGCTATCAAGATCTTGTTGGCTTTGGGCGACGTTCAATCCCTCACACTATGGACGAGATCAGCGAATTAGTTTGCTATCAAGTGGGCGCATTGCAAGCCCTATGTCGTTATCACCATACTACGGTTGGGTATGTGAAACCTCATGGCGCCCTTTATAACGATATGATGGCAAACACCGATGTGTTTAACGCAGTCGCTCAAGCGGTTGCTGAGTTCAACATCCCTTTAATGATCCTCTCTTCTTCTGATAATCAACAGTATTTAGACATCGCTGATGATCATGATTTGCCTCTACTCTTTGAAGCGTTCGCAGACAGAGCTTATTTAAACAGTGGACAGCTCGCGCCGAGAACTTTAAAAGGTTCGGTTTATGTCAATCAAGATGATATCTATAACCAAGTCATGCAGATCGTCAATTACGGCTCAGTTACAACGCTCGAAGGTGAACGACTCCCTATTGAAGCCGACACGATTTGCGTCCATGGCGATAATCCACAATCGATCGCATTGATAAAGAAAATCAGACAAGACCTCAACGCTTTTAATTAA
- a CDS encoding TonB-dependent receptor plug domain-containing protein, which translates to MISRQVCLGLALTTPVFVSAQENSLDQLMSMSLEELSMLDVEMETASKVTQKLTDIPSSVYVLSNERIQRSGAKTIAEVLTLVPGLKVTKFNETSWFVSTRGFHDGLYNKMLVMMDGRSLFSPVYGGTYWSDVDYVLADIDRIEVLKGPGGTIWGGNAVNGVVNIITKSANDTQGTYLSGVASNTDNYEFSVRQGLSLNDSVNARAFYKYREEPTYRTNESEKWKAQTAGMVFQPSNAEESWSLRIGGEKSFYESELYTFQYDNSGSFVGSQANDFDNKSQSVYVQFNDSRHFDESSTLSYSLWGEYNEDNAPDAPGSYSTLDFDSTYINQLSANHQLTLGGGLRYMYLDFSSSQVSDVDWYNPDYYGRAYNIQSANDYIANAFIQSQIQMTEALSITLGAKVEHFTQNDSTELSPQLSGLYKVTQRHSIWAGLSRAVVAPSYMDSNSTYYFNSYNTDSNNSYLDVYKSSSNLETENVVTAEMGYRYSNNSNFELDVTIYLSEHDNLRFHSYDPNDIPANHVYVGALSDDYKAKTYGLELGASYQLTADLASYLSYAYATLEGKNKGDDPKSSLQTSVYYDIDNEHLATAQLMWNITESWQFDVIGQYINVNYPDYWVAGDGTQYEWQSYPHEITFDARLAWKKTSAAPLVEVVVENIGKSDGYQAEFTSQKSVNQESVYVRISHEF; encoded by the coding sequence ATGATATCGCGCCAGGTTTGCTTAGGACTAGCATTAACGACACCTGTTTTTGTCTCTGCTCAAGAAAACTCTCTAGATCAACTCATGTCGATGAGCCTTGAAGAGTTGTCTATGTTAGATGTCGAAATGGAAACGGCTTCGAAAGTGACACAAAAACTCACTGACATCCCCTCGTCGGTGTATGTGCTTTCTAATGAGAGAATTCAGCGCAGTGGCGCGAAAACCATTGCAGAGGTCCTAACACTTGTACCTGGACTCAAAGTCACCAAATTCAACGAAACCTCATGGTTTGTTTCGACACGCGGCTTTCATGATGGCCTATATAACAAGATGCTCGTGATGATGGATGGACGAAGCTTGTTTAGCCCAGTCTATGGCGGTACGTATTGGAGCGACGTTGATTATGTACTTGCCGACATCGATCGCATCGAAGTACTAAAAGGCCCCGGTGGAACAATTTGGGGAGGCAACGCGGTTAATGGTGTTGTCAATATCATTACTAAGTCTGCCAATGATACGCAGGGGACTTATCTCTCAGGTGTCGCTTCTAATACTGATAACTATGAATTTAGTGTTCGTCAGGGATTAAGCCTAAACGACAGTGTGAATGCTCGTGCCTTTTATAAGTACCGAGAAGAGCCCACATATCGCACAAACGAATCTGAAAAATGGAAAGCACAAACGGCAGGGATGGTGTTTCAGCCAAGTAATGCTGAAGAAAGTTGGTCATTACGTATTGGTGGTGAGAAAAGCTTTTATGAGTCGGAGTTGTATACGTTCCAATATGATAATTCAGGATCGTTTGTCGGATCACAAGCCAACGATTTTGATAATAAGAGCCAATCGGTTTACGTCCAGTTCAACGATTCTCGCCATTTTGATGAAAGTTCGACACTCTCATATTCGTTGTGGGGTGAATATAATGAGGATAACGCGCCAGACGCTCCAGGAAGCTACTCGACCCTCGATTTTGACTCTACATATATCAACCAGCTGTCGGCAAACCATCAGCTAACACTCGGTGGTGGCCTGCGATATATGTACCTTGATTTCTCCTCAAGCCAAGTTTCGGACGTTGATTGGTACAACCCTGATTACTATGGTCGAGCCTACAATATCCAATCTGCCAACGATTATATTGCGAACGCTTTTATACAATCTCAAATTCAAATGACGGAAGCGCTGTCTATTACTCTTGGTGCCAAGGTTGAACACTTTACACAGAATGATTCAACTGAGCTTTCACCTCAACTGAGTGGTTTATATAAGGTAACTCAACGTCACTCCATATGGGCGGGGCTTAGCCGTGCAGTTGTTGCACCATCTTATATGGATTCCAATTCCACCTATTATTTCAATAGTTACAATACTGATTCAAACAACAGCTACTTAGATGTATATAAATCAAGCTCGAATCTTGAAACAGAGAACGTCGTAACGGCGGAAATGGGTTATCGCTACTCAAACAATTCAAACTTTGAACTCGATGTAACGATTTACCTGAGTGAACATGACAACCTTCGCTTCCACAGTTATGACCCAAACGATATCCCCGCTAACCATGTCTATGTCGGGGCGTTGTCTGATGATTATAAAGCAAAAACTTATGGCTTAGAGTTAGGCGCGAGTTACCAACTCACCGCAGATCTAGCCAGTTACCTGAGCTACGCCTATGCGACGTTAGAAGGTAAGAATAAAGGTGATGACCCTAAATCTAGTCTTCAAACGAGTGTTTATTACGATATTGATAATGAACATTTAGCCACGGCACAGTTGATGTGGAATATCACAGAAAGTTGGCAATTCGATGTGATTGGCCAGTACATTAATGTGAATTATCCAGACTATTGGGTAGCAGGCGATGGCACTCAATATGAATGGCAGTCTTACCCACATGAAATAACCTTTGATGCGCGTCTCGCATGGAAAAAGACGTCCGCAGCGCCTTTAGTTGAAGTGGTTGTTGAAAACATAGGTAAGAGTGACGGCTATCAAGCTGAATTCACATCTCAGAAAAGCGTCAATCAAGAATCGGTGTATGTGAGGATCTCTCATGAATTCTAA
- a CDS encoding YfiR family protein: MNSKWLKHRIKLGFFKLGLAALTMLIMPLNTSAASFKPYEVKAVYLFRIANFIRWNDESSMNAVNFCVIGDEKVSQVLSSITEGKSIRSLAIQVQQSITSKCDITYLSDRKNDQFLSQEHSPHTVTISDITNFTDLGGVIELTHIDNKLKPKINLENARRGDYVIGSNLLRIAIVEGQ; the protein is encoded by the coding sequence ATGAATTCTAAATGGCTTAAGCACCGCATTAAGCTCGGTTTCTTTAAATTAGGCCTTGCCGCTTTAACGATGCTTATTATGCCTTTGAATACCTCGGCAGCTAGCTTCAAACCTTATGAAGTGAAAGCGGTGTACCTTTTTAGAATTGCGAATTTTATACGTTGGAATGATGAAAGCTCAATGAACGCTGTGAACTTTTGTGTGATTGGCGATGAAAAGGTAAGCCAAGTGCTATCGTCAATTACAGAGGGGAAATCTATTCGTTCGCTCGCTATCCAAGTTCAACAGTCGATTACTTCTAAGTGTGATATTACGTATTTGTCTGACCGTAAAAATGACCAATTCCTTAGTCAAGAGCACTCCCCACATACTGTGACAATCAGTGATATCACTAACTTTACGGACTTAGGTGGAGTCATTGAGCTCACTCACATTGATAATAAGCTCAAACCTAAGATCAATTTAGAGAATGCAAGGCGCGGTGACTACGTCATTGGCTCAAATCTGTTACGAATCGCTATAGTGGAGGGCCAATAA
- the galE gene encoding UDP-glucose 4-epimerase GalE produces MNVLVTGGMGYIGSHTSIQMINAGMTPVLFDNLYNSKPSVLERIEKVSGVRPDFIEGDIRDKALLIETMKQHNIEAVIHFAGLKAVGESVAKPLEYYDNNVNGSLVLVDAMREAGVKTLVFSSSATVYGDPASVPITEDFPTSATNPYGRSKLMVEECLTDFQQANPDWSITLLRYFNPVGSHPSGELGEDPQGIPNNLMPFVSQVAVGRREFLSVFGSDYPTKDGTGVRDYIHVMDLSDGHIAALEKVGRKDGLHIYNLGTGNGSSVLDMVKAFEKASGKQVPYQLVDRRPGDIAECWADPAKAQKELGWNATRTLTDMTEDTWRWQSTNPDGFPG; encoded by the coding sequence ATGAATGTTTTAGTTACAGGTGGCATGGGCTACATCGGCAGTCACACAAGTATCCAAATGATCAATGCAGGTATGACGCCTGTTCTTTTTGATAATTTGTATAACAGCAAGCCGAGCGTATTAGAACGTATCGAGAAAGTGTCTGGCGTTCGTCCTGATTTTATTGAAGGCGACATTCGCGATAAAGCACTACTGATTGAAACCATGAAGCAACATAACATCGAAGCTGTTATCCACTTTGCTGGTTTGAAAGCGGTTGGTGAATCCGTTGCTAAGCCTCTTGAATACTACGACAACAATGTAAATGGTTCGCTAGTTCTTGTTGATGCAATGCGTGAAGCTGGTGTGAAAACACTAGTATTTAGTTCATCAGCAACGGTATACGGCGATCCAGCCAGTGTTCCAATTACTGAAGATTTCCCGACAAGTGCAACCAACCCTTATGGCCGTAGTAAGCTAATGGTTGAAGAGTGCTTAACAGATTTCCAACAAGCGAATCCAGATTGGAGTATTACACTGCTGCGTTACTTCAACCCAGTCGGTTCTCATCCAAGTGGTGAGTTAGGTGAAGACCCACAAGGTATCCCAAATAACCTAATGCCATTCGTATCTCAAGTAGCCGTAGGCCGCCGTGAATTCTTATCCGTATTTGGTAGCGACTACCCAACAAAGGACGGCACTGGCGTACGTGATTACATCCACGTCATGGATCTGTCTGACGGTCATATCGCGGCACTTGAGAAAGTAGGGCGTAAAGACGGTCTTCATATCTACAATCTTGGTACAGGCAACGGTTCAAGTGTATTAGATATGGTTAAGGCGTTTGAGAAAGCGAGCGGCAAACAAGTCCCTTATCAACTGGTCGATCGTCGCCCAGGTGATATCGCAGAATGCTGGGCAGATCCGGCTAAAGCTCAGAAAGAATTGGGCTGGAATGCAACACGTACACTGACTGACATGACCGAAGATACATGGCGCTGGCAGTCAACGAACCCTGATGGTTTCCCTGGTTGA
- a CDS encoding TonB-dependent hemoglobin/transferrin/lactoferrin family receptor, whose amino-acid sequence MYKQSLLSASIVLALSSTSAFAEDYALFDEVVVSSTRTNQTLINTAASVTVISDEQIEENMAKDVNEIFEYTPGVTMNSSSRQGAQTINIRGMEGKRVKILVDGSSQPGSFDGGPYAFINSSGISIDPDMLKSVEIIKGAASSLHGSDAIGGVVAFETKDPSDFLKDGEDFGGQAKLSYSSEDNSFSEHVALANRFGDLETLVAYTRRDGEELQNFRNPNDLENYAVEGQDTSADNLLVKLQYQLNESHRIEFLAELIKDTSDSDIYHSSYDSYTGADDTTQNRFAIKHIWFADGAIADTVTSKVSYISKEENGVTKRFKPAGPGMPPWVPANNDNLQTKDYEYTEDKLEIETQLDKEINNHYLVYGATYTHSDISNTNMEYNSDPATADQLYVYTPDAKEQKFGLFVQDEISLMNDKLVVTPGVRFDYFSTDPGNNTTESLTDFSDSAVTGRLGSTYKLTDTGTIFGQISQGFRAPSFDELYYTYDNPGHGYVNDPNPDLKSETSISYELGYRHNTQASSSEIAAYYSDYDDFIETVVTKKVGRTTHYSNVNLDSATIKGIEFSNTLLWDVLVGAPEGISTHFVASYTEGEDGNGNALNSVNPWNAVLGLNYDAPNQNWGTSLKLNYTADKSGSDINFDDESGGNAGQAELPSATVVDLTAYYKPIKDLTIRGGVFNLTNEEYYRWNDIRGDDELYKENSQAERNYGISAKYEF is encoded by the coding sequence ATGTATAAGCAATCCCTACTCTCTGCTTCAATCGTTTTAGCGCTTTCATCAACCTCAGCCTTTGCTGAAGATTATGCCCTATTTGACGAGGTTGTTGTATCTTCGACTCGTACGAATCAAACACTTATCAATACTGCGGCTTCTGTGACTGTCATCTCTGACGAGCAAATCGAAGAGAACATGGCAAAAGATGTTAACGAAATCTTCGAATACACTCCGGGTGTCACGATGAACTCGAGCTCTCGCCAAGGCGCACAGACTATCAACATTCGTGGAATGGAAGGCAAACGCGTTAAGATTTTGGTTGATGGTTCATCGCAACCAGGTTCATTTGATGGTGGTCCATATGCATTTATTAACTCTAGCGGTATTTCAATCGATCCCGACATGTTAAAAAGCGTTGAAATCATCAAAGGTGCAGCTTCAAGTTTACACGGAAGTGACGCTATTGGCGGCGTTGTTGCTTTCGAAACTAAAGACCCTTCTGATTTCTTAAAGGATGGTGAAGATTTTGGTGGTCAAGCTAAACTGTCTTACTCTTCAGAAGACAATTCTTTTAGTGAACATGTTGCGCTAGCGAATCGATTTGGCGATTTAGAAACATTGGTAGCCTACACTCGTCGAGATGGCGAAGAGTTGCAAAACTTCCGTAACCCTAACGACTTAGAAAACTACGCTGTTGAAGGTCAAGATACCTCAGCAGATAATCTTTTAGTTAAGTTGCAATACCAATTAAACGAAAGTCATCGTATCGAGTTTTTAGCTGAGCTAATCAAAGATACTTCGGACTCTGATATCTATCACTCAAGCTACGATAGCTATACTGGGGCTGATGACACAACGCAAAATCGATTCGCTATTAAACACATTTGGTTCGCTGATGGCGCGATTGCCGATACCGTGACGAGCAAAGTATCGTACATTTCTAAAGAAGAAAATGGTGTAACGAAGCGCTTTAAACCTGCAGGTCCAGGTATGCCGCCTTGGGTTCCAGCTAACAACGACAACTTACAAACAAAAGACTACGAATACACCGAAGATAAGCTTGAGATCGAGACGCAGCTAGACAAAGAGATTAACAACCATTACCTAGTATATGGTGCGACTTATACACATAGTGATATTAGTAACACCAATATGGAGTACAACTCTGACCCAGCTACTGCCGATCAGCTTTATGTATACACTCCTGATGCTAAAGAGCAAAAATTCGGTCTGTTTGTTCAAGACGAAATTAGCCTAATGAATGACAAGCTGGTTGTTACTCCTGGTGTTCGTTTTGATTACTTCTCAACGGACCCAGGTAACAACACTACCGAATCGTTAACTGATTTCTCTGATTCCGCAGTAACAGGTCGTTTAGGTTCAACATACAAACTGACAGATACAGGTACTATTTTTGGCCAAATAAGCCAAGGCTTTAGAGCCCCTTCTTTCGATGAACTGTACTACACGTATGACAACCCTGGACACGGCTACGTAAATGATCCAAACCCAGATCTGAAGTCAGAAACCAGTATCTCTTACGAGTTGGGCTACCGTCATAATACTCAAGCTTCATCATCTGAAATTGCGGCTTACTACAGTGACTACGATGATTTTATCGAGACAGTAGTTACGAAAAAGGTTGGCAGAACAACGCACTATTCTAACGTTAACTTAGATTCGGCCACGATTAAGGGGATTGAGTTCTCAAACACGTTACTTTGGGATGTTTTGGTAGGCGCGCCTGAAGGCATTTCGACACACTTCGTTGCATCATACACTGAAGGTGAAGACGGAAACGGAAATGCACTAAATAGTGTGAATCCTTGGAATGCTGTTTTAGGCCTTAACTACGACGCTCCAAACCAAAACTGGGGTACTAGCCTTAAGTTAAACTACACGGCTGACAAGTCTGGTTCAGACATCAACTTCGATGACGAAAGTGGCGGTAACGCTGGTCAAGCTGAGCTTCCAAGTGCTACGGTTGTTGACTTGACGGCTTACTACAAGCCAATCAAAGATCTGACTATTCGTGGTGGCGTGTTTAACTTAACGAATGAAGAGTACTACCGTTGGAACGACATCCGCGGCGATGATGAGCTTTACAAAGAGAACTCTCAAGCGGAAAGAAACTACGGTATTTCAGCTAAATACGAATTCTAA
- a CDS encoding LysR family transcriptional regulator, producing MHSPITLEALHILDAIDRRGSFAAAANEMDRAPSSLSYQIQKLEQDLDIMIFDRSGHRANFTEAGQLILEQGRIILGATEQLVNDASILANGWELDLTIAFDGIIPIANFFPLVDELGKISKTRVRLQEEILAGCWESLTDGRADLLVCPKLDTIPNDMKSDVIGKMEMVWVAASSHYVHKRSGEFDQKARESYRVIAIADTARDQPALSRNILEKQPRLTVTSFPAKVEALTTGLGIGTLPNVIAKPLIESGVLQQISGTEPQPIDIVMAWRRNKMGDAKSWCIQHLKKTWSLK from the coding sequence ATGCATAGCCCAATAACACTTGAAGCACTACATATACTGGATGCCATCGATCGTCGTGGGAGTTTTGCGGCCGCAGCTAATGAAATGGACCGAGCACCTTCTTCGTTGAGTTATCAAATCCAGAAGTTAGAACAAGACTTGGATATCATGATTTTCGACCGCTCAGGCCACCGTGCAAATTTCACAGAGGCGGGGCAGTTAATATTAGAGCAAGGTAGGATCATTCTTGGTGCCACTGAACAACTCGTTAATGATGCGAGTATTCTTGCAAATGGCTGGGAGTTGGATTTGACCATCGCCTTTGATGGCATTATTCCGATTGCTAATTTCTTCCCGCTAGTCGATGAGCTAGGGAAGATCAGTAAGACACGTGTTCGTTTGCAAGAGGAAATCTTAGCGGGTTGTTGGGAATCTCTAACAGATGGTCGTGCTGACTTATTGGTATGTCCTAAGCTCGATACAATTCCCAACGATATGAAAAGTGACGTAATTGGTAAAATGGAGATGGTGTGGGTCGCGGCATCAAGCCACTATGTTCACAAGCGTTCTGGTGAATTCGATCAGAAGGCGAGAGAAAGTTACAGGGTGATTGCAATTGCGGATACCGCGCGCGATCAACCCGCTTTAAGTCGTAATATTCTAGAGAAACAACCACGTTTAACGGTAACGAGCTTTCCTGCAAAAGTAGAAGCTCTGACGACGGGGTTAGGGATTGGCACCTTACCGAATGTTATTGCTAAACCACTGATCGAATCTGGTGTTCTACAGCAGATTTCGGGAACAGAGCCGCAACCTATCGATATCGTGATGGCTTGGCGACGCAACAAAATGGGCGACGCCAAATCTTGGTGTATTCAACACCTTAAAAAGACATGGTCACTCAAATAG